Proteins from one Acidiphilium multivorum AIU301 genomic window:
- a CDS encoding NAD-dependent epimerase/dehydratase family protein, whose translation MKVLLTGAAGFIGYHVAEALLSRGALVAGVDDLNPYYDVRLKHARLDRLAAHDGFRFHRVDIADHAALRAVGDDWDVIVHLAAQAGVRYSIDNPFAYAAANLVGHLSVLEVARHVPRLKHLVYASSSSVYGAGTPLPYAETARADRPQSLYAATKRADELMSAAYAHLYGIRQTGLRFFTVYGPWGRPDMAYFGFAEAIMAGRPITLYEAGTLKRDFTYIDDIVEGVMGVIEHAPAEVGAHRIFNIGNHRAEFVRDLVQLLEEELGRKAVIVDASRPPADPVETCADLSALAELTGFAPKTNLNQGIKKFVSWYRIWCAERG comes from the coding sequence GTGAAGGTCCTGTTGACCGGTGCGGCTGGGTTTATCGGCTATCACGTCGCCGAGGCTCTTCTCTCGCGTGGTGCGCTTGTCGCCGGGGTGGACGATCTTAATCCGTATTACGATGTCAGGCTGAAGCATGCGCGGCTCGATCGGCTGGCTGCGCATGATGGCTTTCGCTTTCACCGGGTCGATATCGCCGATCATGCGGCGTTGCGCGCGGTCGGCGATGATTGGGATGTTATCGTTCATCTCGCGGCGCAGGCCGGCGTGCGCTATTCGATCGACAACCCATTCGCTTACGCTGCGGCGAACCTGGTGGGGCATCTTTCTGTCCTGGAAGTGGCGCGCCATGTGCCACGGCTTAAGCATCTCGTGTACGCGAGTTCGTCATCCGTATACGGAGCCGGAACGCCGTTGCCCTATGCCGAGACGGCGCGAGCAGATCGGCCTCAATCGCTCTATGCGGCAACGAAGCGAGCAGACGAATTGATGAGCGCAGCATACGCGCATCTCTACGGAATTCGGCAGACCGGATTGCGTTTTTTTACGGTCTACGGGCCGTGGGGGCGACCGGACATGGCCTATTTCGGTTTTGCCGAAGCTATTATGGCCGGGCGCCCCATCACCCTCTACGAGGCCGGGACGCTAAAGCGCGATTTCACCTACATCGACGATATTGTCGAAGGTGTGATGGGTGTGATCGAGCATGCGCCCGCAGAGGTTGGCGCGCATCGGATCTTCAACATCGGGAATCATCGGGCTGAATTCGTTCGTGACCTTGTGCAGCTGCTCGAGGAGGAACTGGGACGAAAAGCTGTGATCGTCGACGCATCGCGTCCGCCGGCTGATCCTGTCGAGACATGCGCCGACCTTTCGGCTCTCGCCGAGCTGACCGGATTTGCGCCGAAAACCAATCTGAATCAGGGGATTAAGAAATTTGTTTCCTGGTATCGCATTTGGTGCGCGGAGAGGGGTTGA
- a CDS encoding D-sedoheptulose-7-phosphate isomerase: MAGLPTERGEAAHIAALLRRGAALKQALAEAPEPVIAIVDACEAAIRAGNKLMFCGNGGSAADSQHLATELLIRLRGSVARDSWPALALTLDPAALTAAGNDFGFDEVFARPLAGLGRSGDVLFGITTSGRSPSVLRALEVARDKGIVTVGMLGGDGGPALALCDHAIIVPDDTTARIQECHITLGHIILELLEDRLTDARR, encoded by the coding sequence GTGGCTGGGTTGCCCACTGAGCGGGGTGAAGCGGCGCATATCGCCGCGCTGCTCCGGCGCGGCGCCGCGCTGAAGCAGGCTCTCGCCGAGGCGCCCGAACCGGTGATAGCCATCGTTGACGCCTGTGAGGCGGCGATTCGCGCCGGGAACAAACTGATGTTCTGCGGCAATGGGGGGTCGGCGGCCGATTCCCAGCATCTGGCGACGGAATTGCTGATCCGTCTGCGCGGCAGCGTGGCGCGCGACTCCTGGCCTGCGTTGGCGCTGACGCTCGATCCCGCCGCCTTGACCGCCGCGGGGAACGATTTTGGCTTCGACGAGGTTTTCGCCCGACCGCTTGCCGGCCTCGGCCGCAGCGGCGATGTGCTGTTTGGAATTACCACGTCCGGCCGTTCGCCCTCAGTCCTGCGAGCGCTGGAGGTGGCGCGGGACAAGGGGATCGTCACGGTGGGCATGCTGGGCGGCGATGGCGGGCCGGCACTGGCGTTGTGCGATCATGCCATAATCGTGCCGGACGACACCACGGCGAGAATTCAGGAATGCCATATCACGCTTGGCCATATCATTCTTGAGTTGCTCGAGGATCGACTGACGGATGCACGCAGGTGA
- a CDS encoding MFS transporter — protein MAVVMDQGLRTVGGTVRYGRLAALSWLHFLNDGSANYLPGVLPAVLLAMGEPVSLAGTVMAALLIGQALQVGTGLLADHFGGRGFIAAGVLGTALAAALIGRSGSLALLLPALVLIGISNAMFHPQALAGARQLSGPRVGLGMSLFLVGGEVGRGLWPLIASFVVVTWGLKALSLLAIPAVASILLLWAVLPVQPPRHVAAQPIAWRRHLGPMSALVAFQSLRALAIFGTTTFLPVLWHLRGHSLTAGAALITVMLVVGIIGNVGGGHLADRIGRRPILAGSSLAGAALLAVFLLTSGAAQWIALGLLGIALFATLPVGILVGQDIFPENRSLGSGIALGLSNGLAAVGLMGLGLISSAVPPLHILWLLVAILLAAALLALRLGPRTHPKRT, from the coding sequence ATGGCGGTGGTGATGGACCAGGGATTGCGGACGGTCGGCGGCACGGTGCGCTATGGCCGGCTGGCGGCGCTGAGCTGGCTGCATTTCCTCAATGACGGTTCGGCCAACTACCTGCCCGGCGTGCTGCCGGCGGTGCTGCTGGCGATGGGGGAACCCGTCTCCCTCGCCGGCACGGTGATGGCGGCATTGCTGATCGGCCAGGCGTTGCAGGTCGGCACCGGCCTGCTGGCGGACCATTTCGGCGGCCGGGGCTTCATCGCCGCCGGCGTGCTCGGCACCGCGCTGGCGGCGGCGCTGATCGGCCGCTCCGGCAGTCTTGCGCTGCTGCTCCCGGCACTCGTGCTGATCGGGATCAGCAACGCGATGTTCCACCCGCAGGCGCTGGCGGGGGCGCGCCAGCTCAGCGGGCCGCGCGTCGGGCTCGGCATGTCGCTGTTCCTGGTCGGCGGCGAGGTCGGGCGCGGGCTGTGGCCGCTGATCGCGAGCTTCGTCGTCGTCACCTGGGGGCTGAAGGCGCTCTCGCTGCTGGCGATCCCGGCGGTGGCGAGCATCCTGCTGCTCTGGGCGGTGCTGCCGGTGCAGCCGCCGCGCCATGTCGCGGCACAGCCGATCGCCTGGCGGCGCCATCTCGGGCCGATGAGCGCGCTCGTCGCCTTCCAGTCGCTGCGTGCACTGGCGATTTTCGGCACCACCACCTTCCTGCCCGTGCTCTGGCACCTGCGCGGCCACAGCCTGACCGCGGGGGCGGCGCTGATCACGGTGATGCTCGTGGTCGGCATCATCGGCAATGTCGGCGGCGGGCACCTGGCCGACCGGATCGGCCGCCGCCCGATCCTCGCCGGCTCCAGCCTCGCCGGCGCGGCACTGCTCGCGGTCTTCCTGCTCACCAGCGGGGCGGCGCAATGGATCGCGCTCGGCCTGCTCGGCATCGCCCTCTTCGCCACCCTGCCGGTCGGCATCCTCGTGGGGCAGGACATCTTCCCCGAGAACCGCTCGCTCGGCTCGGGCATCGCACTCGGCCTCTCGAATGGGCTGGCGGCGGTCGGGCTGATGGGTCTCGGGCTGATCTCCTCCGCCGTCCCGCCGCTGCACATTCTCTGGCTGCTGGTCGCGATCCTGCTCGCCGCCGCCCTTCTCGCGCTGCGTCTCGGCCCGCGGACTCACCCGAAGCGGACCTGA
- the aspS gene encoding aspartate--tRNA ligase, which translates to MHEYRTHDCGALRAADAGITARLSGWVNVKRDHGGLLFIDLRDHYGITQCVFPAGSPVFAAAEVLRVESVITVTGRVVKRDADTVNPRLPTGEIELVAETVEVQSTADVLPIQVAGEAQFPEELRLRYRFLDLRREKLHRNIMLRANVIAWLRREMTARGFTEFTTPILTASSPEGARDFLVPSRVHPGQFYALPQAPQQFKQLLMVAGFDRYFQIAPCFRDEASRADRAPGEFYQLDFEMSFVTQEDVFATIEPVLGGLFREFGGGRSVTQWPFPRIAYDEALLKYGSDKPDLRNPLLITDVTEAFRDSGFGLFAKIVAGGGVVRAIPAPGTGGNPRSFFDKLNDWARSEGAGGLGYIIFAPDGAKGPIAKNLEPARAEAIREATGASVGDAVFFAAGKPLEAAKFAGTVRTKLGTDLGLIDGAKFEFCWIVDFPMYERDEETGQIVFSHNPFSMPQGGLEALNGQDPLTIKAFQYDIVCNGVELSSGAIRNHRPDIMLRAFEIAGYGAEEVEARFGGMLNAFRYGAPPHGGSAPGVDRMVMLLADEPNLREVIAFPLNQQGQDLLMGAPAPVPAARLKELSLAIALPPAPKKG; encoded by the coding sequence ATGCACGAATATCGCACCCATGATTGCGGCGCCCTGCGCGCTGCCGATGCCGGCATCACCGCGCGCCTTTCGGGCTGGGTGAACGTGAAGCGCGACCATGGCGGGCTGCTCTTCATCGACCTGCGCGACCATTACGGCATCACCCAATGCGTGTTTCCCGCCGGCTCGCCGGTGTTCGCCGCGGCCGAGGTGCTGCGGGTGGAGAGCGTCATCACCGTTACCGGGCGGGTGGTGAAGCGCGACGCCGACACGGTGAACCCCCGCCTGCCGACCGGCGAGATCGAGCTGGTGGCCGAGACGGTCGAGGTGCAGTCGACCGCCGACGTGCTGCCGATCCAGGTGGCCGGCGAGGCCCAGTTCCCCGAGGAGCTGCGGCTGCGCTACCGCTTCCTCGACCTGCGCCGCGAGAAGCTGCACCGCAACATCATGCTCCGCGCCAACGTGATCGCCTGGCTGCGGCGGGAGATGACGGCGCGCGGCTTCACCGAGTTCACCACGCCGATCCTGACCGCCTCCAGCCCCGAGGGCGCGCGCGACTTCCTCGTGCCCTCGCGCGTGCATCCGGGCCAGTTCTACGCGCTGCCGCAGGCGCCGCAGCAGTTCAAGCAGCTGCTCATGGTCGCCGGCTTCGACCGCTATTTCCAGATCGCGCCCTGCTTCCGCGACGAGGCGAGCCGCGCCGACCGCGCGCCCGGCGAGTTCTACCAGCTCGATTTCGAGATGAGCTTCGTGACGCAGGAGGACGTGTTCGCCACCATCGAGCCGGTGCTCGGCGGGCTGTTCCGCGAATTCGGCGGCGGGCGCAGCGTGACGCAATGGCCGTTCCCGCGCATCGCCTATGACGAGGCGCTGCTGAAATACGGCTCGGACAAGCCGGACCTGCGCAACCCGCTGCTGATCACCGACGTGACCGAGGCGTTCCGCGATTCGGGCTTCGGCCTGTTCGCGAAGATCGTCGCCGGCGGCGGCGTGGTCCGCGCCATTCCCGCGCCGGGCACGGGGGGCAATCCGCGCTCCTTCTTCGACAAGCTCAACGACTGGGCGCGGTCGGAAGGGGCGGGCGGCCTCGGCTACATCATCTTTGCTCCGGACGGGGCCAAGGGGCCGATCGCGAAGAACCTCGAACCGGCTCGCGCCGAGGCCATCCGGGAGGCTACGGGCGCCAGCGTCGGTGACGCCGTCTTCTTCGCCGCCGGCAAGCCGCTTGAGGCGGCGAAATTCGCCGGCACGGTGCGCACGAAGCTCGGCACCGATCTCGGCCTGATCGATGGTGCAAAATTCGAGTTCTGCTGGATCGTCGATTTCCCGATGTACGAGCGCGACGAGGAGACCGGGCAGATCGTGTTCAGCCACAACCCGTTCTCGATGCCGCAGGGCGGGCTGGAGGCGCTGAACGGGCAGGACCCGCTGACGATCAAGGCGTTCCAGTACGACATCGTGTGCAACGGCGTCGAGCTGTCGTCGGGGGCGATCCGCAACCACCGGCCGGACATCATGCTGCGCGCCTTCGAGATCGCCGGCTATGGCGCCGAGGAGGTCGAGGCGCGGTTCGGCGGCATGCTCAACGCCTTCCGCTACGGCGCGCCGCCTCATGGCGGCTCGGCGCCGGGGGTGGACCGCATGGTGATGCTGCTGGCCGACGAGCCCAATCTGCGCGAGGTCATCGCCTTCCCGCTCAACCAGCAGGGCCAGGACCTGCTGATGGGCGCACCGGCGCCGGTCCCCGCCGCACGGCTCAAGGAACTCTCGCTCGCCATCGCGCTGCCGCCCGCGCCGAAGAAGGGCTGA
- a CDS encoding IS5 family transposase (programmed frameshift), which yields MAWTEIARPRYCRAVLHYASALTDAEWALIEPFMPSPPHRGRPRTVELRRIVEAIFYMLSTGCQWRRRLKVPPAEQVECRRRWQIPKEFALFTIVQGYFYRFCRDGTFDRINHVLVMQAREMAGRQASPTADVIDSQSVKTTEAGGPRGFDAGKKIKGRKRHIVTDTIGHLVGAVVHHAGIQDRDGAPDVLKSVKSLYPLLRHVFADGGYPGPKLNGRLAKIGKWTIQIVKRSDAASGFELLPRRWVAERTFAWLGRCRRLAKDFEATITSATAWLFLAHIRLLTRKIARNR from the exons ATGGCCTGGACTGAAATCGCCCGGC CACGATATTGCCGGGCCGTATTGCACTACGCAAGCGCCCTCACCGACGCCGAATGGGCCTTGATCGAACCGTTCATGCCCTCGCCGCCGCATCGAGGCCGGCCCCGAACGGTGGAGCTGCGAAGGATTGTGGAGGCCATCTTCTACATGCTGTCGACCGGCTGTCAGTGGCGGAGGCGGCTCAAGGTTCCGCCTGCGGAGCAGGTGGAATGCCGCCGGAGGTGGCAGATCCCGAAGGAATTCGCGCTGTTCACCATCGTGCAGGGGTATTTCTACCGCTTCTGTCGCGACGGCACGTTTGATCGCATCAATCACGTCCTGGTCATGCAAGCGCGGGAAATGGCCGGACGCCAGGCGTCGCCCACAGCCGATGTGATCGACAGCCAGTCGGTCAAGACCACCGAAGCCGGGGGCCCGCGCGGGTTCGATGCCGGAAAGAAGATCAAGGGGCGCAAGCGCCACATCGTCACCGATACAATTGGCCACCTCGTCGGTGCCGTCGTTCATCATGCCGGTATTCAGGATCGGGATGGGGCGCCCGACGTGCTCAAATCCGTCAAATCCCTGTATCCCTTGTTGCGGCACGTGTTCGCCGACGGCGGCTATCCCGGTCCCAAACTCAACGGACGCCTCGCCAAAATCGGCAAATGGACCATACAGATCGTCAAGCGCTCCGACGCCGCCAGCGGGTTCGAACTCCTGCCGCGACGCTGGGTGGCTGAGAGAACCTTCGCCTGGCTCGGCAGATGCCGGCGCCTCGCAAAGGATTTCGAGGCAACCATTACCAGCGCCACCGCATGGCTCTTCCTCGCACATATCCGCCTGCTCACAAGGAAAATCGCACGCAACCGATAG
- the acuI gene encoding acrylyl-CoA reductase (NADPH) has protein sequence MSDEFRALVIRKDESGQSCRAETLRDADLMEGSVTVAVSHSTVNYKDGLAITGSAPIARRFPLIPGIDFAGTVTASADPRFKPGDAVLLNGFGVGETHHGGYAGRARVPGDWLIHIPAGLSAAETMAIGTAGYTAMLAVMALEAQGISKENGDILVTGAAGGVGSIAISLLAHAGYRVLASSRRAEQEADYLTSLGAAEIIDAATLSAPGRPFGKERWAGAIDSVGSHTLANVLAQTRYGGVVAACGLAQGSDLPATVLPFILRGVTLAGIDSVMAPRAKREAAWSRLAAELDRATLARLTTTIGFEAIGAAAAEIVAGKVRGRIVVEI, from the coding sequence ATGTCCGACGAATTCCGCGCCCTGGTCATCCGCAAGGACGAGTCCGGCCAGAGTTGCCGCGCCGAGACCCTGCGCGATGCTGATCTGATGGAGGGCAGCGTCACCGTCGCGGTCAGCCATTCCACGGTGAACTACAAGGACGGGCTGGCGATCACCGGCAGCGCGCCGATCGCCCGGCGGTTTCCGCTGATCCCGGGGATCGACTTCGCCGGCACCGTCACCGCCAGCGCCGATCCCCGCTTCAAGCCGGGTGACGCCGTGCTGCTCAACGGTTTCGGCGTCGGCGAGACGCATCACGGCGGCTATGCCGGGCGCGCCCGCGTTCCCGGCGACTGGCTGATCCATATCCCCGCCGGGCTCAGCGCCGCCGAGACCATGGCCATCGGCACCGCCGGCTACACGGCGATGCTCGCCGTCATGGCGCTGGAGGCGCAGGGGATCAGCAAGGAGAACGGGGATATTCTCGTCACCGGTGCGGCGGGCGGCGTGGGGTCGATCGCGATTTCGCTGCTCGCCCATGCCGGGTATCGCGTGCTCGCCTCGTCGCGCCGGGCGGAGCAAGAAGCCGATTACCTGACCTCGCTCGGGGCGGCCGAGATCATCGATGCGGCGACGCTGTCGGCGCCCGGGCGGCCCTTCGGCAAGGAGCGCTGGGCGGGGGCGATCGATTCCGTCGGCAGCCACACGCTGGCCAATGTGCTGGCGCAGACGCGCTATGGCGGGGTGGTCGCCGCTTGCGGCCTCGCCCAGGGGAGCGACCTGCCGGCGACCGTGCTGCCGTTCATCCTGCGCGGGGTTACCCTCGCCGGGATCGATTCGGTGATGGCGCCGCGGGCGAAGCGCGAGGCGGCCTGGTCCCGCCTTGCCGCCGAACTCGACCGCGCGACGCTGGCCCGGCTGACCACGACGATCGGCTTCGAGGCGATCGGGGCGGCGGCGGCGGAGATCGTCGCCGGCAAGGTGCGCGGGCGCATCGTCGTCGAGATCTGA
- a CDS encoding AMP-binding protein, which yields MTSISYVQGPGDTPRLGVTIGEALAETARRHPDREALVVRETGERFTYGAFDRAVDDVAAGLLALGMRRGDRIGIWSPNNAEWAILQFASARAGIILVTINPAYRTAELEYVLNDVQCRALVLARTFKSSDYVAMLDSIPPDRLPHLEYRFVIGVPAESAADLPASMAPFATIAAAATPASRATLAALRADLQFDDPINIQFTSGTTGAPKGATLSHHNILNNGYFVGQGIGLRDGEKICIPVPLYHCFGMVMGNLAAITHGATMVYPAAGFDALATLTAVAEERCAHLYGVPTMFIAMLEHPGFEEFDLSSLRGGIMAGTSCPIEVMRRVMNRMHMPEITICYGMTETSPVSFQSATDDTPERRVATVGRIHPHLEVKAIDAEGRIVKRGERGELCTRGYSVMLGYWGNAAKTAEAIDAAGWMHTGDLGVIDEEGYCTIVGRSKDVVIRGGENIYPREVEEFLFTHPRIASVAVFGIADAKWGEVPCAWVKPNPGETLTPAEVIGFCEGRIAHYKIPRIVRIVEEFPMTVTGKIQKFIMREAMEREAGG from the coding sequence ATGACGAGCATCAGCTACGTCCAGGGACCGGGCGACACACCGCGCCTCGGCGTGACCATCGGCGAGGCGCTGGCCGAAACCGCGCGGCGCCACCCCGACCGCGAGGCGCTGGTGGTGCGCGAGACCGGCGAGCGCTTCACCTATGGCGCGTTCGACCGCGCGGTGGACGATGTCGCCGCCGGCCTGCTCGCGCTCGGGATGCGCCGCGGCGACCGCATCGGCATCTGGTCGCCCAACAATGCCGAATGGGCGATCCTGCAATTCGCCTCCGCGCGGGCGGGGATCATCCTCGTCACCATCAACCCGGCCTATCGCACCGCCGAGCTCGAATACGTGCTGAACGACGTGCAGTGCCGCGCCCTCGTCCTCGCCCGGACCTTCAAGTCGAGCGACTATGTGGCGATGCTGGACAGCATTCCGCCGGACCGCCTGCCGCATCTCGAATACCGCTTCGTCATCGGCGTCCCGGCGGAAAGCGCCGCGGATCTGCCCGCCAGCATGGCCCCCTTCGCCACCATCGCCGCCGCCGCGACGCCGGCGAGCCGCGCCACCCTGGCAGCCCTGCGCGCCGACCTGCAATTCGACGACCCGATCAACATCCAGTTCACCTCGGGGACGACCGGCGCGCCCAAGGGCGCCACGCTCTCGCACCACAACATCCTCAACAACGGCTATTTCGTCGGCCAGGGCATCGGCCTGCGGGACGGAGAAAAGATCTGCATCCCGGTGCCGCTCTATCACTGCTTCGGCATGGTGATGGGCAATCTCGCCGCCATCACCCATGGCGCGACGATGGTCTACCCCGCCGCCGGGTTCGATGCGCTGGCAACGCTGACCGCCGTGGCCGAGGAGCGCTGCGCCCATCTCTACGGCGTGCCGACCATGTTCATCGCCATGCTCGAACATCCCGGGTTCGAGGAATTCGACCTCTCCTCGCTGCGCGGCGGGATCATGGCCGGCACCTCCTGCCCGATCGAGGTGATGCGCCGGGTGATGAACCGGATGCACATGCCCGAAATCACCATCTGCTACGGCATGACCGAGACCTCCCCGGTCAGCTTCCAGTCCGCGACCGACGACACGCCCGAGCGCCGGGTGGCGACGGTCGGGCGCATCCACCCGCATCTCGAGGTCAAGGCGATCGACGCCGAGGGCCGGATCGTAAAACGCGGCGAGCGGGGCGAGCTGTGCACGCGCGGCTATTCGGTGATGCTCGGCTACTGGGGGAACGCTGCGAAAACGGCCGAGGCGATCGACGCCGCCGGCTGGATGCATACCGGCGATCTCGGCGTGATCGACGAGGAGGGCTATTGCACCATCGTCGGCCGCAGCAAGGACGTGGTGATCCGCGGCGGCGAGAACATCTACCCGCGCGAGGTGGAGGAATTCCTGTTCACCCACCCCAGGATCGCCAGCGTCGCGGTCTTCGGCATCGCGGATGCAAAGTGGGGCGAGGTGCCCTGCGCCTGGGTGAAGCCCAACCCCGGCGAGACCCTCACGCCAGCGGAGGTGATCGGCTTCTGCGAGGGGCGGATCGCGCATTACAAGATACCCCGCATCGTGCGCATCGTCGAGGAGTTCCCGATGACGGTGACGGGCAAGATCCAGAAATTCATCATGCGCGAGGCGATGGAGCGCGAGGCTGGCGGATAG
- a CDS encoding Fur family transcriptional regulator, which produces MPARPSATIERRLDEAAAACAAAGRQLTRQRRAVLGLILAADGPLTAYELLDRLRESHRGATPATIYRALEFLIAADLVHKVESLSAYVSCADPAGEAQGHTHAAQFFICRQCGAVAELEDEAVAAALAAAAARIGFAAGSAIVEVGGLCAACAAG; this is translated from the coding sequence ATGCCGGCCCGCCCCAGCGCCACGATCGAGCGCCGGCTGGATGAAGCCGCCGCCGCCTGTGCTGCCGCCGGCCGGCAGCTCACCCGGCAGCGCCGCGCCGTGCTTGGCCTGATCCTTGCCGCTGACGGGCCGCTGACAGCCTACGAACTGCTCGACCGGCTGCGCGAGAGCCATCGCGGTGCGACCCCGGCGACGATCTATCGCGCGCTCGAATTCCTCATCGCGGCGGACCTCGTGCACAAGGTGGAGAGCCTGAGCGCCTATGTCTCCTGCGCCGACCCGGCGGGCGAGGCGCAGGGCCACACCCATGCGGCGCAGTTCTTCATCTGCCGCCAGTGCGGCGCCGTCGCCGAGCTGGAGGACGAGGCGGTGGCCGCCGCCCTTGCCGCCGCCGCGGCGCGGATCGGCTTTGCCGCCGGCAGCGCGATCGTCGAGGTCGGCGGGCTCTGCGCCGCCTGTGCTGCGGGTTAG
- a CDS encoding 3-hydroxybutyrate dehydrogenase: protein MAQNDSTLTLGVPVSLRGKVALVTGSTSGIGLGIARALAAQGADIMLNGFGDTAKIEDLRASLGGEFGVRVAFDGADLTRPAEIRRLVTRAEADLGSIDILVNNAGIQHVAPVEDFPDEKWDAIIALNLSAVFHAMKSAVPLMRRRGWGRIVNIASAHGLVASGQKIAYVAAKHGVVGATKTVAIECANDGITVNAICPGWVLTPLVEAQIEARAASNRTTVQDEAKALLAEKQPMLEFTTPGKIGAFVAFLCSEAASTVTGAALSIDGGWVAH, encoded by the coding sequence ATGGCGCAGAACGATTCGACACTGACATTGGGGGTACCCGTGAGTCTCAGGGGCAAGGTTGCGCTGGTAACCGGTTCGACCAGCGGTATCGGTCTTGGCATTGCGCGTGCGCTGGCTGCACAGGGTGCGGACATCATGCTGAACGGGTTCGGCGACACAGCGAAAATCGAGGATTTGCGGGCCTCTCTTGGCGGGGAGTTTGGTGTACGCGTCGCATTCGACGGGGCGGATCTGACCCGCCCGGCGGAGATCAGGCGACTGGTCACGCGGGCCGAAGCTGACCTCGGCTCGATCGATATTCTGGTGAACAATGCCGGGATCCAGCATGTGGCACCGGTCGAGGATTTTCCCGACGAGAAGTGGGATGCAATCATCGCGCTCAACCTTTCCGCCGTATTTCACGCAATGAAGTCCGCGGTGCCGCTGATGCGCCGGCGCGGTTGGGGGCGGATCGTCAATATTGCCTCCGCTCATGGACTGGTCGCGAGCGGGCAGAAGATCGCCTATGTCGCGGCGAAGCACGGCGTGGTCGGGGCGACCAAGACGGTTGCGATCGAGTGCGCGAACGACGGCATCACGGTAAATGCGATCTGTCCCGGCTGGGTCCTGACGCCGCTCGTCGAGGCGCAGATCGAGGCACGGGCGGCATCGAACCGCACCACGGTGCAGGACGAGGCCAAGGCGTTGCTCGCAGAGAAGCAGCCGATGCTCGAATTCACCACGCCAGGCAAGATCGGCGCCTTTGTCGCTTTTCTCTGCTCAGAAGCGGCTTCGACCGTCACAGGCGCGGCCCTTTCCATCGACGGTGGCTGGGTTGCCCACTGA
- a CDS encoding SOUL family heme-binding protein: MFGIRSGTPQPDYTVTGRVGAVQLRAYGPRLAAETTVKGGEIDSRSIGFRRLASYIFGANTKPGGGSGKIAMTAPVEQDGAGSSRIAMTAPVAQQGGDGSWTIRFFLPAGMTMATAPRPRDPLVHLVEVPAVTMAVLRFSGSPGARVVAAHSERLLATLAHSPWKPDGRVVAWFYDPPWTLPWLRRNEVAVPVERR; the protein is encoded by the coding sequence GTGTTCGGAATCCGGTCCGGCACGCCGCAGCCTGACTATACCGTCACCGGACGGGTTGGCGCGGTGCAGCTTCGCGCCTACGGACCGCGGCTCGCGGCGGAAACGACTGTCAAGGGCGGAGAAATCGACTCCCGTTCCATCGGCTTCCGCAGGCTTGCATCCTATATCTTCGGCGCCAACACCAAGCCGGGCGGCGGCAGTGGCAAAATCGCGATGACCGCCCCCGTCGAACAGGATGGCGCCGGCAGCAGCCGGATTGCGATGACTGCGCCGGTCGCCCAGCAAGGCGGCGACGGTAGTTGGACCATCCGCTTCTTCCTGCCCGCCGGCATGACGATGGCCACGGCCCCGCGCCCGCGGGACCCGTTGGTCCACCTCGTCGAGGTTCCCGCCGTAACGATGGCGGTCCTGCGCTTTTCCGGCAGTCCTGGCGCCCGCGTGGTCGCGGCGCACAGCGAAAGGCTGCTCGCGACGCTGGCCCACTCCCCCTGGAAGCCCGACGGCCGCGTCGTCGCCTGGTTCTACGATCCGCCCTGGACACTGCCCTGGCTGCGCCGCAACGAGGTCGCCGTCCCCGTCGAGCGCCGCTAG